One stretch of Pedobacter riviphilus DNA includes these proteins:
- a CDS encoding S41 family peptidase, with protein MKTHIVKIFVFFLMAFAFGCGGSTSNKRSNIVIETSGKNMLSVKSMHDDLSVLWSAIKELHPGYGFYTSPADLQKAYDSTYASIKSPLTESQFIDQIYPFMCELRCGHTQLKHAEGYKPSINDTASHLPFKVLVRNHHAWITAHQTAELHTGDEIMNINGIPVSAIINRGYGLYCGDGYGETFKELFLSEYDGFEDACNKCYHWKGPYQIKLHTVNGGIKNINVKPAESGAVTTDLTLKPVDNFANWTVVKGISDARLRFFNSSSTAWFSATPFAYADTLVYKKAFAAIKQKGIKNLILDLRHNTGGDIRVATQLLSYLADGPFNVVKEVKSRVSDLANNRFAKYFDSTITQGFIQGYKTSSKTGDWYRIEATPAFGQIYGPFQLAKKDHFNGKLLVLIDGATFSSGALLTAALKAQRKGIKFIGRETAGAEEGCNGVTLQHLTLPNTKIVVDFPWMRVISMAKNPVKGRGIMPDYVVNYKPEDVVRNNDVDLRKAMSLVR; from the coding sequence ATGAAAACGCATATTGTGAAAATCTTTGTTTTCTTTCTAATGGCCTTTGCCTTCGGTTGTGGAGGCAGCACTTCAAATAAAAGAAGTAATATAGTTATTGAAACCTCTGGCAAAAACATGCTTAGCGTAAAAAGTATGCATGATGATCTTTCCGTTTTGTGGTCGGCGATTAAGGAACTGCATCCCGGTTATGGATTTTATACTTCTCCTGCAGATTTGCAAAAAGCTTACGATAGTACTTATGCCTCAATTAAATCGCCGCTTACCGAAAGTCAGTTTATTGATCAGATTTATCCTTTTATGTGTGAGTTGAGGTGTGGGCACACGCAGTTAAAGCATGCTGAAGGATATAAACCTTCTATTAATGATACGGCCTCGCATCTTCCTTTTAAGGTGCTGGTTAGAAATCATCATGCCTGGATAACTGCACATCAAACTGCGGAGCTTCATACGGGTGATGAAATTATGAATATAAATGGCATACCCGTTTCAGCAATAATTAATCGGGGTTATGGCCTGTATTGTGGAGATGGTTATGGCGAAACATTTAAAGAATTATTTTTAAGCGAATATGATGGTTTTGAAGATGCCTGTAATAAATGTTACCATTGGAAAGGTCCCTATCAGATAAAACTACACACCGTTAATGGGGGCATAAAAAACATAAATGTGAAACCTGCAGAAAGCGGGGCAGTAACAACAGATCTAACATTAAAGCCCGTTGATAATTTTGCCAACTGGACTGTTGTTAAAGGTATTTCTGATGCTAGACTGAGGTTTTTCAATTCATCATCTACAGCATGGTTTTCGGCAACTCCATTTGCTTATGCAGATACCCTTGTCTATAAAAAGGCTTTCGCGGCAATCAAACAAAAAGGAATTAAAAACCTGATACTGGATTTAAGGCATAATACAGGTGGCGATATCAGGGTGGCTACACAATTGCTGTCTTATCTTGCCGATGGACCTTTTAATGTGGTAAAAGAAGTGAAATCAAGAGTTTCCGACCTTGCCAACAACCGTTTTGCAAAATATTTTGATAGTACCATAACGCAGGGTTTTATTCAAGGCTATAAAACGAGCAGCAAAACCGGCGATTGGTATCGTATTGAAGCCACACCGGCGTTCGGCCAGATTTATGGTCCTTTTCAATTGGCAAAAAAAGATCATTTTAATGGGAAGCTCCTTGTTTTAATCGATGGTGCTACCTTTTCATCAGGAGCACTACTTACTGCTGCTTTAAAGGCCCAGCGGAAAGGCATAAAATTTATCGGAAGAGAAACCGCAGGAGCAGAAGAAGGCTGCAATGGGGTAACTCTTCAGCATTTAACCTTGCCCAATACTAAAATTGTGGTCGATTTTCCATGGATGCGCGTAATTTCGATGGCTAAAAATCCAGTTAAAGGGCGAGGTATTATGCCCGATTATGTTGTAAACTACAAACCCGAAGATGTGGTACGCAATAACGATGTAGATTTAAGAAAGGCAATGAGTTTGGTTAGGTAA